A window of the Mucilaginibacter sp. cycad4 genome harbors these coding sequences:
- a CDS encoding TetR/AcrR family transcriptional regulator, translating into MGIAERKLKEKQEMHQRILNGARKIFLEKGYEQTSMRNIANEIDYSPGSLYFYFKDKSEIFHELHKEGFRLLLSQFKVLEKVADPFERLKAMGRIFIQFAQENKDYYNLMFIVDEPVKMSEDGGFKIAQEAINQLSSVIKECQRQGKFKDMNTEYFTFMILSAVHGICALFCKDRTASFVGKTNEELMENGYECFVALLEKS; encoded by the coding sequence ATGGGCATAGCAGAAAGAAAATTGAAAGAGAAACAGGAAATGCATCAGCGCATTTTGAATGGTGCGCGCAAGATATTCCTTGAAAAAGGCTATGAACAAACGAGCATGCGTAATATCGCGAATGAAATAGATTATAGCCCAGGCTCGCTCTATTTCTATTTTAAAGATAAAAGTGAGATTTTTCATGAACTGCATAAAGAAGGATTTAGGCTTCTGCTTAGTCAGTTTAAGGTTCTTGAAAAAGTAGCCGACCCATTTGAGCGTTTGAAAGCGATGGGCCGCATCTTTATTCAATTTGCACAGGAAAATAAGGACTATTATAACCTGATGTTTATTGTTGATGAACCGGTAAAAATGTCTGAAGATGGTGGCTTCAAAATAGCACAGGAAGCAATCAATCAACTGTCGTCGGTTATTAAAGAATGCCAGCGCCAGGGGAAGTTTAAGGACATGAATACCGAATACTTCACGTTTATGATCCTTTCGGCGGTTCACGGCATATGTGCCCTCTTTTGCAAAGACCGCACGGCAAGTTTTGTGGGCAAAACGAATGAAGAGCTGATGGAAAATGGCTACGAATGCTTCGTTGCTTTACTCGAAAAGAGTTAG
- a CDS encoding TolC family protein has translation MAAIAILAGHTGKAQNRLDEYIRQGLSSNQSITQQHFLLEKNVYALQEAKSMFLPDITFSTTYTKAQGGRTIDFPAGDLLNGAYATLNQLTGTNSFPQLQNQHILINPDNFYDAKFRTTLPILNAELIYNKRIKQQQVDLQKTEVLLYKRELVKEIKTAYYNYLKAMNATKIYESSLRLVEEGQRINTKLFENSKVNRTVVLRSQNEVSKINASLITASKNAESARYYFNFLLNRPLTDSIQTDEISTLPAQEQLQDNNTGNREELSKLRIAKDINGSLTGLAKSYLIPKIGTSLDLGSQAFDWRFNTQSRYYLLGISLEWNLFSFGKHNYRIKQTLSDQQALAAQTDYVQQQLLTELKVKQAGMQSALAEYNAAESQLSTSKTYYSDMLKLYKQGMAIYIELLDAQNQWIDAQLHANIALFDTWIAHTAIERANASFTIQ, from the coding sequence ATGGCTGCAATAGCGATTCTTGCCGGTCATACGGGAAAAGCTCAGAATAGACTGGATGAATATATCCGGCAAGGACTTTCATCCAATCAGAGCATTACACAGCAGCATTTCCTGCTTGAAAAAAATGTGTACGCGTTACAGGAAGCCAAAAGTATGTTCCTGCCAGACATCACTTTTTCAACGACCTATACCAAAGCTCAAGGCGGACGTACAATCGATTTTCCGGCAGGCGATCTGTTAAACGGAGCCTATGCTACGCTCAATCAATTGACCGGGACAAATTCATTCCCCCAATTGCAGAACCAGCATATCCTGATCAACCCGGACAACTTTTATGACGCGAAATTCCGCACAACGCTTCCTATTTTAAATGCGGAGCTGATCTACAACAAACGGATCAAGCAACAGCAAGTAGACCTGCAAAAAACCGAAGTGCTGCTTTATAAGCGGGAATTGGTTAAAGAGATCAAGACGGCATATTATAATTATTTAAAAGCTATGAATGCCACTAAGATCTATGAATCGTCGCTCCGGTTGGTGGAAGAAGGGCAGCGTATCAACACGAAACTTTTTGAGAACAGTAAGGTAAACCGCACTGTGGTACTTAGAAGCCAAAATGAAGTATCGAAGATCAATGCTTCATTGATAACGGCAAGCAAAAACGCCGAGTCTGCCCGCTATTATTTCAATTTCCTGCTGAACCGCCCGCTGACAGACAGCATACAAACCGACGAGATTTCTACGCTACCTGCACAGGAACAACTGCAAGATAATAATACCGGCAACAGGGAGGAACTGTCTAAGCTTAGGATCGCAAAAGACATCAATGGCAGCCTGACCGGTCTTGCCAAGTCCTATCTCATACCTAAAATAGGCACTTCTCTGGACCTGGGGTCACAGGCCTTTGATTGGCGTTTCAACACGCAGAGCCGTTATTATTTGCTGGGCATTTCGCTTGAATGGAACCTGTTTTCCTTTGGCAAGCACAATTACCGGATCAAGCAGACGCTTTCTGACCAGCAGGCCCTCGCAGCGCAAACTGACTATGTACAGCAACAGCTGCTTACCGAATTGAAGGTTAAGCAGGCAGGTATGCAAAGCGCGCTGGCAGAATATAATGCGGCAGAATCACAATTATCTACAAGCAAAACCTACTATAGCGACATGTTGAAATTATACAAGCAAGGGATGGCTATTTACATTGAATTGCTGGATGCCCAGAACCAATGGATCGACGCCCAACTTCACGCAAATATCGCCCTTTTTGACACCTGGATTGCTCATACCGCAATCGAACGGGCCAATGCAAGTTTCACTATTCAATAA
- a CDS encoding SDR family NAD(P)-dependent oxidoreductase has protein sequence MKKVLITGASGGIGLETAKQLAALGYHLTLVARNEDKLNKAAKSLSGTGHTVFAADLTSEEDLQKVVNDLKTEKYDVLINNAGAGLYGKFIEMPLADQLATMHLNMDALVTLSYGFLQNASAGDSLVNIGSLLAHSSLPGASVYAAAKSFVANFSESLWYEFKRKDVFVLGFNPGAANSDFHAHAGGQTSDFPKFVVSSVEDVASELVKALEKRQKPRVVQGWKNRFMLFGFRLLNRKSAVNIMGKISPGMHS, from the coding sequence ATGAAAAAAGTATTAATAACCGGGGCAAGCGGCGGCATCGGGCTGGAAACGGCTAAACAGCTGGCCGCGCTTGGTTACCACTTGACACTGGTAGCCCGGAATGAGGACAAATTGAATAAGGCTGCAAAAAGTTTGTCCGGTACCGGCCACACCGTTTTTGCAGCAGATCTGACAAGCGAAGAAGACCTGCAAAAAGTGGTAAACGATTTGAAGACGGAAAAATACGACGTCCTGATCAATAATGCAGGTGCCGGACTTTATGGAAAATTCATTGAAATGCCATTAGCTGATCAATTGGCAACCATGCATCTCAATATGGATGCTTTGGTCACATTGTCTTATGGCTTCCTGCAAAACGCTTCGGCAGGTGACAGCCTGGTAAATATTGGTTCATTGCTTGCCCACTCGTCTCTGCCGGGAGCATCGGTTTATGCAGCCGCTAAAAGTTTTGTTGCCAACTTTTCAGAATCATTGTGGTATGAGTTTAAACGAAAGGATGTTTTTGTACTGGGTTTTAATCCGGGTGCCGCCAACTCCGACTTTCATGCACACGCCGGCGGGCAAACAAGTGACTTTCCCAAATTTGTAGTTTCATCGGTTGAAGACGTGGCCAGCGAACTGGTGAAAGCTTTGGAAAAAAGGCAGAAGCCGCGAGTTGTGCAAGGCTGGAAAAACAGGTTCATGCTTTTTGGGTTCCGCCTTTTGAACCGAAAATCGGCTGTTAACATCATGGGGAAGATTAGCCCGGGAATGCACAGCTAA